A stretch of Aphelocoma coerulescens isolate FSJ_1873_10779 chromosome 1A, UR_Acoe_1.0, whole genome shotgun sequence DNA encodes these proteins:
- the ANKRD54 gene encoding ankyrin repeat domain-containing protein 54 isoform X2, with amino-acid sequence MIWTQQLLEDGTDPCAADDKGRTALHFASCNGNDHIVQLLLDHGADPNQRDGLGNTPLHLAACTNHVPVITTLLRGGARVDALDRAGRTPLHLAKSKLNILQEGLSHSLEAVRLEVKQIIQMLREYLDRLGRHEQKEQLDDLCSRLQMTSTKEQVDEVTDLLASFTSLSLQMQKMENSPVLMSPYTQLPALPPSPALLLRRPLRCLKSSTAPSVEGEAIKNQMVIGSFATALAVTPEHGMC; translated from the exons ATGATTTGGACACAG CAACTCTTGGAGGATGGAACTGACCCGTGTGCTGCGGACGACAAAGGCCGGACAGCCCTGCACTTTGCCTCCTGCAATGGCAACGATCACATCG TCCAACTGCTTCTGGACCATGGGGCTGACCCAAACCAGAGAGATGGGCTGGGCAACACTCCCTTACACTTGG ctgcctgcaCAAACCATGTTCCTGTCATCACCACGTTGCTGCGCGGAG GGGCCAGAGTTGATGCCTTGGATCGAGCTGGCAGAACCCCACTGCACCTCGCTAAATCAAAGCTGAATATCCTGCAGGAAGGACTCTCCCACAGCCTGGAGGCCGTACGCCTTGAAGTGAAACAG ATTATCCAGATGTTGCGGGAATACCTGGACCGTCTGGGGAGGCATGAGCAAAAGGAACAGCTGGATGACCTCTGCTCCAGGCTACAGATGACTAGCACAAAGGAGCAG GTGGATGAGGTTACAGACCTCCTGGCCAGCTTCACATCACTCAGCCTTCAGATGCAGAAGATGGAGAACAG CCCAGTCTTGATGTCCCCATACACTCAGCTGCCAGCACTTCCcccctcaccagccttgttgctgAGGAGACCATTAAGGTGCCTGAAGAGCAG CACTGCTCCCTCCGTGGAAGGAGAGGCAATAAAAAACCAAATGGTTATAGGAAGTTTTGCCACTGCTTTGGCAGTAACACCAg AGCATGGGATGTGCTGA
- the GCAT gene encoding 2-amino-3-ketobutyrate coenzyme A ligase, mitochondrial, with protein MWRAAVAVRALRGGGAGAPRAASGAAAAQLRRRLESELEDIRGAGTWKSERVISSRQGPHLRLAGGGAGIINFCANNYLGLSSHPEVIRAAVEALEKFGAGLSSVRFICGTQSIHKDLEEKIARFHQREDAILYASCFDANAGIFEALLTPEDAVLSDELNHASIIDGIRLCKANKYRYKHMDMQDLEAKLKEAQKHRLRLVATDGAFSMDGDIAPLREICQLAQKYDALVFIDECHATGFLGPNGRGTDELLGVMDKVTIINSTLGKALGGAAGGYTTGPKPLIDLLRQRSRPYLFSNSLPPAVVGCASKALDLLMESNAIAQSMAAKTQRFRTKMTAAGFTISGKDHPICPVMLGDARLASVMAEDMLNRGIYVIGFSYPVVPKGKARIRVQISAVHSDEDIDRCVEAFTEVGRKHGALP; from the exons ATGTGGCGGGCGGCGGTGGCGGTGCGGGCGctgcggggcggcggggccggcgccccCCGGGCCGCgtcgggagcggcggcggcgcagCTGCGGCGGCGGCTGGAGAGCGAGCTGGAGGACATCCGCGGCGCCGGCACCTGGAAGAGCGAGCGCGTCATCTCCTCCCGACAGGGTCCCCACCTCCGCTtggcgggcggcggcgccg GGATCATCAACTTCTGCGCCAATAACTACCTGGGGCTCTCCAGCCACCCCGAGGTGATCCGTGCCGCTGTGGAGGCCCTGGAGAAGTTCGGCGCTGGGCTCAGCTCCGTCCGCTTTATCTGCGGTACCCAG AGCATCCACAAGGACCTGGAGGAGAAGATCGCACGTTTCCACCAGCGGGAAGATGCCATTCTCTATGCCAGCTGCTTTGATGCCAACGCTGGTATCTTTGAG gccctgctgacCCCAGAGGATGCGGTGCTGTCGGACGAGCTGAACCACGCTTCCATCATCGATGGGATCCGCCTGTGCAAGGCCAACAAGTACCGCTACAAGCACATGGACATGCAGGACCTGGAGGCCAAGCTGAAGGAAGCACAG AAGCATCGACTGCGGCTAGTGGCCACTGATGGTGCCTTCTCCATGGATGGTGACATTGCACCCCTGAGGGAAATCTGCCAGCTTGCCCAGAAGTATGATGCCCTGGTCTTCATTGATGAATGCCACGCCACAGGATTCCTGGGACCCAATGGGCG GGGTACTGATGAGCTCCTGGGAGTGATGGACAAAGTCACCATCATCAATTCCACCCTTGGAAAAGCTCttggaggagctgcag GCGGATACACAACGGGTCCCAAACCCCTCATTGATTTGCTCCGCCAGCGTTCCCGCCCATACCTCTTCTCCAACAGCTTGCCCCCTGCTGTGGTGGGCTGTGCATCCAAGGCCCTGGACCTGCTCATGGAGAGCAATGCCATTGCACAGTCTATGGCTGCCAAAACCCAACG GTTCAGAACTAAGATGACAGCAGCTGGCTTCACCATCTCGGGGAAAGACCACCCCATCTGTCCGGTCATGCTGGGGGATGCTCGGCTGGCGTCAGTGATGGCAGAGGACATGCTCAACAGAG GCATTTATGTCATTGGCTTCAGCTACCCCGTGGTCCCCAAGGGGAAGGCCCGCATTCGGGTCCAGATCTCCGCCGTGCACAGTGACGAGGACATCGACCGCTGCGTGGAAGCCTTCACCGAGGTGGGACGGAAGCATGGAGCACTGCCTTGA
- the LOC138104069 gene encoding noggin-like: MEGPHRSCLLLLLCLLPPPAIPGPSPSLEEPREPLLPPSSTADPTAHLLRGHPSAPVRPYSLSLSPEDYRYSPKPRHLRPGRLRRLLGSAFDPFWMATEEPRGRNGSILEENLESMSRDLAEGAGRYHRKLWREAEGLELPILLPAAPALPPELPGVLARRLRQWLVERASCRLTSAWVDLGPIFWPRWVRHTTCESSPPGCSWPPGMSCRPAQLTRIKLLAWHCWTPQHPGPPNCAWRQIPYPVVAACKCSCH; this comes from the coding sequence ATGGAGGGACCACACCgcagctgcctcctcctcctcctctgcctgctgCCACCACCGGCCATCCCAGGCCCATCGCCGTCTCTGGAGGAACCCCGGGAGCCGCTGCTGCCACCGTCCAGCACCGCTGACCCCACCGCCCACCTGCTGCGCGGTCACCCCTCGGCCCCGGTGCGGCCCTACAGCCTGTCCCTCTCCCCCGAGGATTATCGCTACTCCCCCAAGCCCCGGCACCTGCGCCCCGGGCGGCTGCGCCGGCTCCTGGGCTCGGCCTTCGACCCCTTCTGGATGGCGACCGAGGAGCCCCGCGGTCGCAACGGCAGCATCCTCGAGGAGAACCTGGAGTCCATGAGCAGGGACCTGGCCGAGGGTGCCGGGCGATATCACCGCAAGCTGTGGCGAGAGGcggaggggctggagctgcccatcctgctgcccgccgcccccgcgctGCCCCCAGAGCTACCGGGGGTCCTGGCCCGCCGCCTGCGGCAGTGGCTGGTGGAACGGGCCTCCTGCCGCCTCACCTCCGCCTGGGTCGACCTGGGACCCATCTTCTGGCCCCGCTGGGTGCGCCACACCACGTGCGAGAGCAGCccccctggctgctcctggcccCCCGGCATGAGCTGCCGCCCCGCACAGCTCACTCGCATCAAGCTGCTGGCCTGGCACTGCTGGACCCCGCAGCACCCCGGCCCCCCAAACTGCGCCTGGCGGCAGATCCCCTACCCTGTCGTGGCCGCCTGCAAGTGCTCCTGCCACTga
- the GALR3 gene encoding galanin receptor type 3, whose amino-acid sequence MPGGLNVSSDSPELRAAGIIVPVIFSLIFLVGTVGNGLVLAVLLWNGQVKYSTTNLFILNLAVADLCFIICCVPFQATIYTLDGWLFGAFACKAVHFLIYLTMYASSFTLAAVSVDRYLAIRYPLKSRDLRTSRNAGVAIVVIWSLSLLFAGPYLSYYQIIHYHGVPICVPIWEDQRRKVLDILTFVFEYLLPVTVVSLAYTRTIKFLWTSVDPIERISESRKAKRKVTKMIVTVAILFCLCWLPHHLVILCFWFGHFPFNRATYAFRLASHCLSYTNSCLNPIVYALISKHFRKRFKQVFTCLFFQNKIRKRKKKRVGRKVHMVNVERGFANRTGAFYGGNSEVTQVSEENTRKRDHEGATCARAWTRQVQDAMVSVQKELLEEGSLATAGHSLDMIPLRGTVGEDQEEALEKG is encoded by the exons ATGCCGGGGGGATTGAATGTCTCTTCTGACAGCCCAGAGTTACGAGCAGCAGGGATTATTGTGCCTGTCATCTTCTCCCTCATCTTCCTCGTGGGTACTGTGGGGAATGGgctggtgctggctgtgctgctatGGAATGGCCAAGTCAAGTACTCCACCACCAACCTCTTCATCCTCAACCTGGCTGTGGCCGACCTGTGCTTCATCATCTGCTGTGTCCCTTTCCAGGCCACCATTTACACCCTGGATGGGTGGCTCTTCGGGGCCTTTGCCTGCAAGGCTGTGCATTTCCTGATCTACCTCACCATGTATGCCAGCAGCTTTACTCTGGCTGCCGTCTCTGTTGACAG GTACTTGGCCATTCGCTATCCACTGAAGTCCCGGGATCTCCGCACGTCCCGAAATGCAGGAGTGGCCATTGTGGTAATCTGGTCACTGTCACTGCTCTTCGCAGGGCCTTACCTCAGTTACTACCAGATAATCCATTACCATGGTGTGCCCATCTGTGTCCCCATCTGGGAGGACCAGCGCCGAAAGGTTCTGGACATCCTCACGTTTGTGTTTGAATACCTGCTGCCCGTGACCGTGGTGAGCCTGGCATACACTAGGACCATCAAGTTCTTGTGGACCTCTGTAGACCCCATAGAAAGAATCTCAGAGTCTCGGAAAGCCAAGCGTAAGGTCACCAAGATGATTGTCACTGTGGCCatcctgttctgcctctgctgGTTGCCCCACCACCTGGTCATCCTCTGCTTCTGGTTTGGCCACTTTCCCTTCAACCGGGCCACATACGCTTTCCGcctggcttcccactgcctttCCTACACCAACTCCTGCCTCAACCCCATTGTCTATGCCCTCATCTCCAAGCATTTCCGCAAGCGTTTCAAGCAGGTCTTCACCTGCCTCTTCTTCCAGAACAAGatcaggaagaggaagaagaagagagtTGGAAGGAAAGTCCATATGGTCAATGTGGAAAGAGGTTTCGCTAACAGGACGGGAGCTTTCTATGGAGGCAACAGTGAGGTGACCCAAGTCTCAGAGGAGAACACCAGGAAGAGGGACCATGAAGGTGCCACTTGTGCCAGAGCATGGACTCGGCAGGTACAAGATGCCATGGTCTCTGttcagaaggagctgctggaggagggaagTTTGGCAACAGCTGGCCATTCCCTAGACATGATCCCTCTAAGAGGAACTGTAGGAGAAGACCAAGAAGAAGCCCTAGAAAAGGGCTAG
- the H1-0 gene encoding histone H1.0, producing the protein MSDSPIPLPPASATKPKRARSARRPAAHPAYSDMITAAIRADKSRGGSSRQSIQKYVKSHYKVGQNADVQIRLAIRRLLAAGVLKQTKGVGASGSFRLAKASKAKRSPAKKRKKAARRRSTSPRKPATSRKAKSPAKKPKSAARKARKKSRSSPKKAKKPKTVKAKSLRVSKPKKAKRSKSRTKSSARKSPKKK; encoded by the coding sequence ATGAGCGACAGCCCGATCCCACTGCCGCCGGCTTCGGCCACCAAGCCCAAGCGGGCCCGGTCAGCGCGGCGGCCGGCAGCCCACCCTGCCTACTCGGACATGATCACGGCAGCCATCCGGGCCGACAAGAGCCGCGGCGGCTCATCCCGGCAGTCCATCCAGAAGTACGTGAAGAGCCACTACAAGGTGGGCCAGAACGCCGACGTCCAGATCAGGCTGGCCATTCGGCGCCTGCTCGCCGCCGGAGTCCTCAAGCAGACCAAAGGAGTTGGTGCCTCCGGCTCTTTCCGCCTAGCCAAGGCCAGCAAGGCGAAGAGGTCTCCAgccaagaagaggaagaaggcaGCCAGGAGAAGATCCACTTCGCCCCGGAAGCCGGCTACGTCCAGGAAAGCCAAGTCCCCGGCCAAGAAGCCCAAATCTGCTGCCAGGAAGGCCAGGAAGAAGTCAAGGAGCAGCCCTAAGAAAGCCAAGAAGCCAAAGACTGTTAAGGCCAAGTCCCTGAGGGTATCCAAACCCAAGAAGGCGAAGCGGTCGAAGTCCAGAACCAAGTCCAGTGCCCGGAAATCGCCCAAGAAGAAGTGA